From Nocardia sp. XZ_19_385, the proteins below share one genomic window:
- the recR gene encoding recombination mediator RecR, protein MYEGPVQDLIDELGKLPGVGPKSAQRIAFHLLSVEPPDIDRLTAALQKVRDGVQFCVVCGTVSDNELCRICADPRRDRTMICVVEEPKDVQAIERTREFRGRYHVLGGALDPLSGVGPDQLRIRELLTRIGNQQDGVDVSEVIIATDPNTEGEATATYLVRMLRDFPGLSVTRLASGLPMGGDLEFADELTLGRALSGRRVL, encoded by the coding sequence TTGTACGAGGGTCCGGTCCAGGATCTGATCGACGAACTGGGCAAACTGCCCGGCGTCGGGCCGAAGAGCGCGCAGCGCATCGCCTTTCACCTGCTGTCGGTGGAGCCGCCCGACATCGATCGCCTCACCGCCGCGCTGCAGAAGGTGCGCGACGGCGTGCAGTTCTGCGTGGTGTGCGGCACCGTCTCCGATAACGAGCTGTGCCGCATCTGTGCCGACCCGCGCCGCGACCGCACCATGATCTGCGTGGTCGAGGAACCCAAGGACGTGCAGGCGATCGAGCGCACCCGCGAATTCCGCGGGCGCTATCACGTGCTCGGTGGCGCGCTGGACCCGCTCAGCGGTGTCGGGCCGGACCAGCTGCGGATCCGGGAACTGCTGACGCGCATCGGCAATCAGCAGGACGGCGTCGACGTCAGCGAGGTGATCATCGCGACCGACCCGAATACCGAGGGCGAGGCGACGGCCACCTATTTGGTGCGCATGCTCCGCGATTTCCCCGGGCTCAGCGTCACGCGCTTGGCGTCGGGCCTGCCGATGGGCGGCGATCTGGAATTCGCCGACGAGCTCACCCTGGGCCGGGCCCTGTCCGGGCGCCGCGTGCTTTAA
- a CDS encoding LysE family translocator encodes MSIEFLLTTLVICATPGTGALFTLAAGLARGTRASLIAAFGCTLGTVPHIVAAVTGVAAVLNASAVAFQTLKYLGVLYLLYMAWSTFRDKGALAVPEDAGPAPSARKVITSAVLVNILNPKLTIFFFAFLPQFVPSGSPNALARMLELSAIFMLATFLVFAVYGVCAAAVRNHVITRPAVVTWMRRVFGASFIALAGRLAVQNQ; translated from the coding sequence ATGAGCATCGAATTCCTGCTGACCACGCTCGTCATCTGCGCGACCCCGGGCACCGGTGCGTTGTTCACCTTGGCGGCAGGCCTGGCCCGGGGCACCCGCGCCAGCCTGATCGCCGCGTTCGGCTGCACGCTGGGTACCGTTCCGCACATCGTCGCCGCTGTCACCGGCGTGGCCGCGGTGCTCAACGCCAGTGCGGTCGCCTTTCAGACCTTGAAGTACCTCGGCGTGCTCTACCTGCTGTACATGGCGTGGAGTACTTTCCGCGACAAGGGCGCGCTGGCCGTGCCGGAGGACGCGGGCCCGGCGCCTTCTGCGCGCAAGGTGATCACCTCGGCGGTCCTGGTGAACATCCTGAACCCGAAGCTGACCATCTTCTTCTTCGCGTTCCTGCCGCAGTTCGTGCCGAGTGGTTCTCCGAATGCGCTGGCCCGGATGCTGGAGTTGTCGGCCATCTTCATGCTCGCCACCTTCCTGGTGTTCGCCGTATACGGCGTCTGCGCGGCGGCGGTCCGCAACCATGTCATCACCCGGCCGGCGGTGGTCACCTGGATGCGACGCGTCTTCGGGGCGTCCTTCATCGCCCTGGCCGGGCGGCTGGCCGTGCAGAACCAGTAG
- a CDS encoding cupin domain-containing protein, whose amino-acid sequence MPAELTGPTRATHIDEIAAADIGPGIQVRELPGTIGIRPWVIDLAPGAEWPDIDVHTTYGEAYYVIEGTVRDGDKDYGPGSYLFFEPGTSHRPSTETGARAFGFNYDQPKVP is encoded by the coding sequence ATGCCAGCCGAGCTCACCGGACCTACCCGCGCCACCCACATCGACGAAATCGCCGCGGCGGACATCGGCCCCGGCATCCAGGTCCGGGAGTTGCCCGGCACCATCGGCATTCGCCCCTGGGTCATCGATCTCGCGCCCGGCGCCGAATGGCCCGATATCGACGTGCACACCACCTATGGCGAGGCCTATTACGTCATCGAGGGCACCGTCCGCGACGGCGACAAGGACTACGGCCCAGGCTCCTATCTGTTCTTCGAACCCGGCACCAGCCACCGCCCCAGCACCGAAACCGGCGCTCGCGCCTTCGGCTTCAACTACGACCAGCCGAAAGTTCCCTGA
- a CDS encoding DUF2637 domain-containing protein, producing the protein MTTSTDERATANSEQLVTPSRQRLLNRLWDFRLRPLHASAAVSAVVAYKAFEMSFAALHNLAVHNLVEPRLASNVPLAIDGLMVGAIVATASFRKNSLGWWYATILFALSTLVSVAGNIQYAREIGGGVVAVAIYAGMPLTMLFAVHLTLLLWSRSREAKLDAAAALNAVPETAVPEMTTDQRLAAWVETNTGEMRFDEAFEAEHAALAAAVVPSIPVGISPLAAAARQSAAGTNPTAHKLVTAAGPR; encoded by the coding sequence ATGACGACGAGCACAGATGAGCGAGCAACCGCGAACAGTGAGCAACTCGTTACACCGAGTCGTCAGCGGTTGTTGAATCGGCTATGGGATTTCCGGTTGCGCCCGCTGCACGCCTCGGCAGCCGTTTCAGCTGTCGTGGCGTACAAGGCATTCGAGATGTCCTTCGCGGCACTGCACAATCTCGCGGTACACAACCTGGTGGAACCGCGCCTGGCATCGAATGTCCCCTTGGCGATCGACGGTTTGATGGTCGGCGCCATTGTGGCCACCGCATCGTTCCGCAAGAACAGCCTCGGATGGTGGTACGCGACAATCTTGTTCGCGCTGTCCACGCTGGTGTCGGTGGCCGGCAATATCCAATACGCCCGCGAGATCGGCGGCGGCGTAGTGGCTGTGGCGATTTACGCGGGCATGCCGTTGACGATGCTTTTCGCCGTCCACCTCACCCTGCTGCTGTGGTCGCGGAGCCGAGAGGCGAAACTGGACGCGGCCGCCGCGCTGAATGCGGTGCCCGAAACCGCAGTGCCGGAAATGACCACCGATCAGCGACTGGCCGCCTGGGTGGAAACCAATACCGGCGAAATGCGGTTCGATGAGGCTTTCGAGGCCGAACACGCGGCGCTGGCGGCAGCCGTCGTGCCCAGTATTCCGGTGGGAATCAGCCCGTTGGCGGCGGCCGCACGGCAGTCGGCGGCGGGTACCAATCCCACTGCGCACAAATTGGTTACGGCCGCCGGGCCCCGGTAA
- a CDS encoding type 1 glutamine amidotransferase, with protein MSAATANDSTVRIGLVLPDVMGTYGDGGNALVLRQRLRMRGYKAEIVEITLADPVPDSLDIYTLGGAEDSAQRLATRHLQRYPGLQQAAAKGAPVLAICAAIQVLGHWYETSTGERVDGVGMIDVTTAPQTDRAIGEVTTTPRLPGLTAALTGFENHRGGTTLGSDATGLARVTRGVGNGVGDGLEGVVQGSVIGTYMHGPALARNPELADLLLARALGVQDLEPLRLPEVEQLRRERLRA; from the coding sequence ATGAGCGCTGCGACAGCCAACGACTCGACCGTGCGCATCGGCCTGGTGCTGCCGGATGTGATGGGCACCTACGGCGACGGCGGCAATGCGCTGGTGCTGCGCCAGCGGTTGCGCATGCGCGGCTACAAAGCCGAGATCGTCGAAATCACGCTGGCAGACCCGGTTCCCGACTCCCTGGACATCTATACCCTGGGCGGCGCGGAGGATTCGGCGCAGCGCCTGGCCACCCGCCATCTGCAGCGCTACCCCGGCCTGCAGCAGGCGGCCGCGAAAGGCGCTCCGGTGCTGGCGATCTGCGCCGCCATCCAGGTGCTCGGCCACTGGTACGAGACCTCCACCGGGGAGCGCGTCGACGGCGTCGGCATGATCGACGTCACCACCGCGCCGCAGACCGACCGCGCCATCGGCGAGGTGACCACCACGCCGCGACTGCCCGGTCTGACCGCCGCGCTCACCGGCTTCGAAAACCATCGCGGCGGAACCACACTCGGTTCCGATGCGACCGGGCTGGCCCGCGTCACCCGCGGCGTCGGCAATGGCGTCGGCGACGGATTGGAAGGCGTGGTGCAGGGTTCGGTGATCGGCACCTATATGCACGGTCCGGCGCTGGCCCGTAATCCGGAATTGGCGGATTTGCTGCTGGCGCGCGCATTGGGTGTGCAAGACCTGGAACCGTTGCGACTTCCCGAAGTTGAGCAACTTCGTCGCGAACGGTTGCGCGCCTGA
- a CDS encoding Mur ligase family protein: MAEITVRGRIALRAAAAASWASQKAGRGKGSMIGGLIALKIDPTIMDQLGRDRRTVLVTGTNGKSTTTRMTTAALGTLGKVATQADGANMDAGIVAALSVHQGVALAAIEVDELHLPHVTDSLNPAVVVLLNLSRDQLDRVGEINMIERKLRAGLARHPDTVVIANCDDVLITSIAYDHPNVVWVAAGSGWAMDATSCPRSGEPILWEGEHWRSTGTDFQRPQPDWWLEGDDLLGPDGVRLPLTLALPGRANRGNAAQAVAAAVALGAEPAKAAEATGTVREIAGRYRTVQVGDHDARLLLAKNPAGWQEALSMIEPTSAGLVIAVNGQVPDGEDLSWLWDVRFEHFEGVQVVAAGERATDLAVRLTYAGVEHTTVPDPLRAIASCPAGHVEVLANYTAFRDLNRDLEARK, from the coding sequence GTGGCAGAGATAACGGTACGTGGGCGGATCGCCCTGCGAGCTGCGGCGGCCGCGTCGTGGGCATCGCAGAAGGCCGGTCGTGGCAAGGGCTCGATGATCGGCGGTTTGATCGCGCTGAAAATCGATCCGACGATCATGGATCAGCTCGGCCGGGACCGGCGGACGGTGCTGGTCACCGGCACCAACGGCAAGTCCACCACCACCCGGATGACGACGGCCGCGCTGGGCACCCTGGGCAAGGTCGCCACCCAGGCCGACGGCGCCAATATGGATGCCGGCATCGTCGCGGCGCTCAGCGTGCACCAGGGTGTGGCGCTGGCCGCGATCGAGGTCGACGAGCTGCATCTGCCGCACGTCACCGATTCTTTGAACCCCGCCGTCGTCGTGCTGCTGAACCTGAGCCGCGACCAGCTGGACCGGGTCGGCGAGATCAACATGATCGAGCGCAAGCTGCGCGCGGGCCTGGCCCGGCACCCCGACACCGTGGTCATCGCCAACTGCGACGACGTGCTGATCACCTCCATCGCCTACGACCACCCGAATGTGGTCTGGGTGGCGGCGGGTAGCGGCTGGGCCATGGACGCCACCAGCTGCCCGCGCAGCGGCGAGCCGATCCTCTGGGAAGGCGAACACTGGCGCAGCACCGGGACCGACTTCCAACGGCCGCAACCGGACTGGTGGCTGGAAGGCGATGACCTGCTGGGCCCCGACGGTGTCCGCCTGCCGCTGACGCTCGCGCTGCCCGGCCGCGCGAACCGCGGCAATGCCGCCCAGGCCGTCGCCGCCGCCGTCGCGCTCGGCGCCGAGCCCGCGAAGGCCGCCGAAGCCACCGGCACCGTGCGCGAAATCGCGGGCCGCTACCGCACCGTCCAGGTCGGCGACCACGATGCCCGCCTGCTGCTGGCCAAGAACCCGGCCGGCTGGCAGGAAGCGCTGTCCATGATCGAACCCACCTCGGCGGGCCTGGTGATCGCGGTGAACGGGCAGGTGCCCGACGGCGAGGATCTGTCCTGGCTCTGGGATGTGCGCTTCGAGCACTTCGAGGGCGTCCAGGTGGTGGCCGCCGGGGAACGCGCCACCGACCTCGCGGTCCGCCTGACCTATGCCGGTGTCGAGCACACCACGGTGCCGGATCCGTTGCGCGCCATCGCCTCCTGCCCCGCCGGGCACGTCGAGGTGCTGGCCAATTACACCGCGTTCCGCGACCTGAACCGCGATCTGGAGGCGCGCAAATGA
- a CDS encoding pyridoxamine 5'-phosphate oxidase family protein has product MRELTDTNEITDPADLRRLLGDPVPRAITKERVALHPRDRDWIATCPFLILATSDADGNCDASPKGDPAGFVHVLDDRTLAIPERPGNRRADGYLNILANPHVGLIFLVPGRRETLRINGRARLVRDAPYFDEMVVRGHRPILAVEVEIEQIFFHCAKAFMRSHLWEPEKWPVSSLPSPAQLVKELQPEVTESVEELERYYRPENYEPKLYQG; this is encoded by the coding sequence ATGCGCGAGCTCACCGACACGAACGAGATCACCGACCCGGCGGACCTGCGCCGCCTGCTCGGGGATCCGGTCCCCCGCGCGATCACCAAAGAGCGTGTCGCCCTGCACCCCAGGGACCGCGACTGGATCGCCACCTGCCCGTTCCTGATCCTCGCCACCAGCGACGCCGACGGCAATTGCGACGCCTCCCCGAAGGGCGACCCGGCGGGATTCGTGCACGTCCTCGACGACCGCACCCTCGCCATTCCGGAACGCCCCGGCAACCGCCGCGCCGACGGGTACCTCAATATCCTCGCCAATCCCCATGTCGGCCTCATCTTCCTGGTCCCCGGCCGCCGGGAAACCCTGCGCATCAACGGTCGCGCCCGCCTGGTGCGTGACGCACCGTATTTCGACGAGATGGTGGTCCGCGGCCACCGCCCGATCCTGGCCGTGGAAGTCGAAATCGAGCAGATTTTCTTCCACTGCGCCAAAGCCTTTATGCGCAGCCACCTCTGGGAACCGGAGAAGTGGCCGGTCAGCTCGCTGCCGTCGCCCGCCCAGCTGGTGAAGGAGCTGCAGCCGGAGGTCACCGAATCCGTCGAAGAACTCGAGCGCTACTACCGCCCGGAGAATTACGAGCCCAAGCTCTACCAGGGTTGA
- a CDS encoding FAD-dependent oxidoreductase: MAEQRWTVSRRSVLRGAAAVGVATATGAVGAAGAGANPNGPRVAVLGGGVAGLTAAHELAERGFQVTVYERRALGGKARSIPVPGTGSGGRPDLPGEHGFRFFPGFYQHIPDTMRRIPVAGNADGVWNNLINVSEARFARRDGDDFRLPLGRRAKIEPTPEAFQETVGAALATALKMPAAEGLYFANRLLVYYTSSDARRFGQWEHMSWFDYVGGHKRSHEFRALLSRALTSIMVAAKEDVASVRTIGNMGEQFLGNPFEVGNDGALDRVLNGPTNAAWIDPWTHRLTDLGVRFALGAEVRGLEVRDRRISAARIVENGVQRTIDADYFVVALAAEQARALWSPDVLAVQPELAAMDRLFVDWMAGIQFYLRTPSNISRGHTAYVDAPWSLTSISQNQLWTSKLTAFGDGSVQDCLSVDISDWNTPGVLYGKTAKECTHQEIAREVWAQMRAHVGDALRDDALHSWFLDPGISRQGNRNANADPLLINTAGSWECRPEPHGALENLFLAGDYVRTNVDLATMEGANESARSAVNALLDVAGSNAERCRKYTLFRAAELEPLRLLDAGRYAAGQPNMFDTRM, encoded by the coding sequence ATGGCAGAACAGCGTTGGACCGTTTCGCGGCGTTCGGTGCTGCGTGGGGCGGCGGCAGTGGGAGTTGCTACGGCTACCGGCGCGGTGGGCGCCGCAGGCGCGGGGGCGAATCCGAATGGGCCGCGCGTCGCGGTGCTCGGTGGTGGCGTGGCCGGTTTGACCGCGGCGCACGAACTGGCCGAGCGCGGGTTCCAGGTCACCGTCTATGAGCGGCGGGCGCTCGGCGGGAAGGCGCGCAGCATCCCGGTGCCGGGCACCGGGTCCGGCGGACGGCCGGACCTGCCCGGCGAGCACGGCTTCCGTTTCTTTCCCGGCTTCTACCAGCACATTCCGGACACCATGCGCCGGATTCCGGTCGCGGGCAACGCGGATGGCGTCTGGAACAACCTGATCAACGTTTCCGAGGCCCGCTTCGCCCGCCGCGACGGCGACGACTTCCGGCTACCGCTGGGGCGGCGCGCCAAGATCGAGCCCACGCCGGAGGCCTTCCAGGAAACGGTCGGCGCCGCGCTCGCCACCGCGCTGAAAATGCCTGCCGCCGAAGGGTTGTACTTCGCCAACCGGCTGCTCGTGTACTACACCAGCTCCGACGCCCGCCGGTTCGGGCAGTGGGAGCACATGTCCTGGTTCGACTATGTCGGCGGGCACAAGCGGTCCCACGAATTCCGCGCCCTGCTCTCGCGCGCGCTGACCAGCATCATGGTCGCCGCGAAGGAAGACGTGGCGAGCGTGCGCACCATCGGCAATATGGGTGAGCAGTTCCTGGGCAATCCCTTCGAGGTCGGCAACGACGGCGCGCTGGACCGCGTACTGAACGGGCCCACCAATGCCGCCTGGATCGATCCGTGGACACACCGATTGACCGATCTCGGCGTGCGATTCGCACTCGGCGCGGAAGTCCGCGGACTCGAAGTACGGGACCGGCGGATCAGCGCGGCCCGGATCGTCGAGAACGGCGTGCAGCGCACCATCGACGCCGACTATTTCGTGGTGGCGCTGGCCGCCGAGCAGGCGCGCGCCCTCTGGTCGCCCGACGTGCTCGCCGTCCAGCCCGAATTGGCCGCGATGGACCGGCTTTTCGTCGATTGGATGGCGGGCATCCAGTTCTATCTGCGCACGCCCTCGAATATCTCGCGCGGCCACACCGCCTACGTGGACGCGCCGTGGTCGCTGACCTCGATCAGCCAGAACCAGTTGTGGACTTCGAAACTCACCGCATTCGGTGACGGTTCGGTGCAGGACTGCCTTTCGGTGGATATCTCCGATTGGAACACCCCCGGGGTGCTGTACGGGAAAACCGCCAAGGAATGCACGCATCAGGAAATCGCGCGCGAGGTGTGGGCGCAAATGCGTGCGCACGTCGGCGACGCGCTGCGCGATGACGCGCTGCACTCCTGGTTCCTGGATCCCGGCATCAGCCGGCAAGGTAACCGCAATGCCAATGCCGACCCGCTGCTGATCAACACCGCCGGTTCCTGGGAGTGCCGTCCCGAACCGCACGGTGCGCTCGAAAATCTCTTCCTCGCAGGCGATTACGTGCGAACCAACGTGGACCTGGCGACCATGGAGGGCGCCAACGAATCGGCCCGGTCCGCGGTGAACGCCCTGTTGGATGTCGCGGGTTCGAACGCGGAACGCTGCCGGAAGTACACGCTGTTCCGGGCGGCGGAACTAGAGCCACTGCGGTTGCTGGACGCGGGCCGATACGCGGCGGGTCAGCCGAACATGTTCGACACGCGAATGTAA
- a CDS encoding RICIN domain-containing protein, whose amino-acid sequence MLEQTLSARTFVGTATTLLVAATVGCAEAERVQDNPMPPEIVRFAQSEQPPQKIGEPPIGKGATPGSYALYRMGDQPLTDVTFGVRISTDPGLGNVFWSNKFGFTTHGGYVGLQANADGGGMFLYSMWGAEDARPGDNGAHCIGDIDGSPGRSCRIDKRFVPGHQYLFHLRPDGEGWYQAQVEDTTDRKTMTIGSIEVGAGATIKPDGMVSWVEYWDWNNRAATCLDEPYSVARFEVPRANAGGVTGTVASTEIGGACPKQVEVTVGSDDRGQASIHRLAIGNSVGGRLTVPSGKCLTASASTHEIRVQGCEKKRNQAWVAAADKTLRSDFTCLTAAGSAEVEADTCDGSPAQEWNRVPNGPITNKATERCLTALGEFAALRPCDGSATQQWKGPGDKG is encoded by the coding sequence GTGCTGGAACAAACCCTGTCCGCCCGAACCTTCGTCGGCACCGCCACCACGCTCCTGGTCGCGGCGACCGTCGGGTGCGCGGAAGCCGAACGCGTGCAGGACAATCCGATGCCCCCCGAGATCGTCCGGTTCGCACAGTCGGAGCAGCCTCCACAGAAGATCGGCGAGCCGCCGATCGGGAAAGGCGCCACTCCTGGCAGCTACGCCCTGTACCGGATGGGTGACCAGCCACTGACCGACGTCACCTTCGGCGTTCGCATCAGCACGGATCCCGGACTCGGAAATGTGTTCTGGTCCAATAAATTCGGGTTCACCACGCACGGCGGGTACGTCGGTCTGCAAGCGAATGCCGACGGCGGCGGAATGTTCCTCTATTCGATGTGGGGCGCCGAGGACGCCCGGCCCGGCGACAACGGCGCGCACTGCATCGGCGACATCGACGGATCGCCGGGTCGAAGCTGTCGCATCGACAAGCGATTCGTGCCCGGCCATCAGTACCTCTTTCACCTCCGGCCCGATGGCGAGGGCTGGTACCAGGCACAGGTCGAGGACACCACCGACCGCAAGACCATGACCATCGGCAGCATCGAAGTCGGCGCGGGCGCGACAATCAAGCCCGACGGAATGGTGAGCTGGGTCGAGTACTGGGACTGGAACAACCGCGCGGCGACTTGCCTCGACGAGCCCTACTCGGTGGCCCGATTCGAGGTGCCGCGGGCCAACGCGGGCGGCGTCACGGGCACCGTCGCCAGCACCGAGATCGGGGGCGCCTGCCCGAAACAGGTGGAGGTCACCGTCGGCTCGGACGACCGCGGACAGGCCAGCATCCACCGGCTCGCGATCGGCAACTCGGTCGGCGGGCGCCTCACCGTCCCAAGCGGCAAATGCCTCACGGCCAGCGCCTCGACCCACGAGATCCGCGTCCAAGGCTGCGAGAAGAAGCGCAACCAGGCCTGGGTCGCCGCGGCGGACAAGACTTTGCGTTCCGACTTCACCTGCCTGACCGCAGCAGGCTCGGCCGAAGTGGAGGCCGACACCTGCGACGGCTCCCCCGCCCAGGAATGGAACCGCGTCCCCAACGGACCGATCACCAACAAAGCCACAGAGCGCTGCCTCACCGCGCTAGGCGAATTCGCCGCCCTCCGCCCGTGCGACGGATCTGCTACCCAGCAGTGGAAAGGCCCGGGCGACAAAGGCTGA
- a CDS encoding EamA family transporter, translated as MTNRDRLIGLSVVLLWGVNFIAIRVGLDHFPPFFFAGLRFAVLAIPVVLFVPRPQVPLKWLLLYGFGFGTLQFAFLFSAMRAGMPTGLASLVLQSSAPFTVVLGAIFLRERLRPIQLAGLGVAVAGMVVIGVDRAQSAALLPLLLTLAGGLGWAFGNLGSRKAAAGGGVNTMHLTLWMAVVPPLPLFALSAFAEGPTAGLHALTDFSNASWWHALIAVAYIAVLATVVGSGMWTYLMSRYPAGTVAPLTLLVPIVGMGAAWAVLGETPSAWEVIGGLIVIVGAFTATTAGARAKAVPPEQVAALDPTPAADVEASPALAKA; from the coding sequence GTGACCAACCGCGACCGCCTGATCGGCCTCTCCGTCGTCCTGCTCTGGGGCGTGAACTTCATCGCCATCCGAGTGGGCCTCGACCACTTCCCGCCGTTCTTCTTCGCGGGCCTGCGCTTCGCGGTGCTGGCGATTCCGGTCGTGCTGTTCGTGCCGCGGCCGCAGGTGCCGCTGAAGTGGCTGCTGCTGTACGGCTTCGGCTTCGGCACGCTGCAGTTCGCGTTCCTGTTCAGCGCCATGCGAGCGGGTATGCCGACCGGGCTGGCGTCGCTGGTGTTGCAGTCCTCGGCGCCGTTCACGGTGGTGCTGGGCGCGATCTTCCTGCGGGAACGGCTGCGGCCGATCCAGCTGGCCGGTCTCGGGGTCGCGGTGGCGGGCATGGTCGTGATCGGCGTCGACCGCGCCCAATCGGCCGCGCTGTTGCCGCTGCTGCTCACCCTGGCCGGCGGCTTGGGCTGGGCGTTCGGCAATCTGGGCTCCCGCAAGGCCGCCGCTGGGGGCGGGGTGAACACGATGCACCTGACGCTGTGGATGGCTGTGGTGCCGCCGCTGCCGCTGTTCGCGCTGTCCGCCTTCGCCGAAGGGCCGACCGCGGGCCTGCACGCGCTGACCGACTTCTCGAACGCGAGCTGGTGGCACGCGCTGATCGCGGTCGCCTACATCGCGGTGCTGGCCACCGTGGTGGGCTCGGGCATGTGGACCTATCTGATGAGCCGCTACCCCGCGGGCACCGTCGCTCCGCTGACGCTGCTGGTTCCGATCGTCGGAATGGGTGCGGCCTGGGCTGTACTGGGCGAGACGCCCTCGGCCTGGGAGGTGATCGGCGGCCTGATCGTCATCGTGGGCGCGTTCACCGCGACCACCGCCGGGGCCCGGGCGAAAGCCGTGCCGCCGGAACAGGTCGCGGCGCTGGACCCGACCCCCGCCGCGGATGTCGAAGCGAGTCCGGCGCTCGCCAAAGCCTGA
- a CDS encoding LysR family transcriptional regulator, with protein sequence MSVDRLRVLREFADRGTIGGVADALSMTPSAVSQQLKVLAKEAGVALLEPDGRRIRLTDAGHALVVRADEVLAAMDRAIAEMSHYRASPRGRVRVALFPSGAALLLPHVLPALADSGVEVMAADEDAPPSEVSRLLADYDVVLTHRDERAPALAGPRVTTRLLMREPTDVLVAPDHPLAHRTEVTPAELSDETWISVRGGFPVDDVLRSIATLTGVQPRIAQRLNDFRVIETLVLSGYGIALMPRFAVAHPDLVMLPLAGVRAARLYELATRPHADKSPAIATVLAAFEHAAAKITAH encoded by the coding sequence ATGTCGGTGGATCGCCTGCGGGTGCTGCGCGAATTCGCCGACCGCGGCACCATCGGCGGGGTCGCCGACGCGCTGTCGATGACTCCGTCCGCGGTTTCCCAGCAGCTGAAGGTGCTGGCCAAGGAGGCCGGGGTGGCCCTGCTGGAACCCGACGGCCGCCGGATCCGGCTCACCGACGCGGGCCACGCACTGGTCGTGCGCGCCGACGAGGTGCTCGCCGCGATGGACCGCGCCATCGCCGAGATGTCGCACTACCGGGCCTCGCCGCGCGGACGAGTGCGCGTCGCCCTGTTTCCCTCCGGCGCCGCGCTCCTGCTGCCGCATGTGCTGCCCGCGCTGGCCGACAGCGGCGTCGAGGTGATGGCGGCCGACGAGGACGCTCCGCCGAGCGAGGTCTCGCGCTTGCTCGCCGACTACGACGTGGTCCTCACCCACCGCGACGAACGTGCCCCGGCGCTGGCGGGCCCCCGCGTCACCACCCGGCTGCTCATGCGCGAACCCACGGATGTCCTTGTCGCGCCGGATCATCCGCTCGCGCACCGCACCGAGGTGACGCCCGCGGAACTGTCCGACGAAACCTGGATCAGCGTCCGCGGCGGCTTCCCCGTCGACGACGTACTCCGCTCCATCGCCACCCTCACCGGCGTGCAACCCCGGATCGCCCAGCGCCTCAACGACTTCCGCGTCATCGAAACCCTGGTGCTCTCCGGCTACGGCATCGCCCTGATGCCCCGCTTCGCCGTCGCCCACCCGGACTTGGTCATGCTCCCGCTCGCCGGTGTCCGCGCCGCCCGCCTGTACGAGCTCGCCACCCGCCCCCACGCCGACAAAAGCCCCGCCATCGCCACCGTCCTCGCCGCCTTCGAACACGCCGCCGCGAAGATCACCGCCCACTGA